In one Aggregicoccus sp. 17bor-14 genomic region, the following are encoded:
- a CDS encoding type IV pilus twitching motility protein PilT, translated as MELNEILQIALRGGASDIHLKAGLPPMFRVDGSLVPLKDGKRLPPEEVARMAFGIMNEFQKEKFKSSNEVDLAYGVPGLGRFRVNVFQQRGTIGAVLRVIPFKVLSIKELMLPPSLEKICLEERGLILVTGTTGSGKSTTLAALIDHINSHETSHIMTVEDPIEFLIRDKRSIVNQREVGVDTASFSVALKSALRQDPDVILVGEMRDLETIETALTAAETGHLVLSTLHTLDATETINRIVSAFPPYQQKQVRIQLGSVLKAVVSQRLVPRADGKGRVAAVEVLKCTTRVKELIEDKDRTKEIPDAIAQGHQTYGMQTFDQSLMQLVRNGLVSYDEAHRQSTNPDDFALRFSGISGTSDSKWDDFDARAGEAPAVPGTQAFAQRGAPAGAAPPAAAARAPLAGGPIRPPTGPAAPARTMTPAAPRPAAPAPAAPAPAAVPPAPKPAGADDFEIERF; from the coding sequence ATGGAACTGAACGAGATTCTGCAGATCGCGCTGCGCGGCGGCGCTTCGGACATCCACCTCAAGGCGGGCCTGCCCCCGATGTTCCGGGTGGACGGCAGCCTCGTGCCCCTCAAGGACGGCAAGCGGCTGCCTCCGGAGGAGGTGGCGCGCATGGCGTTCGGGATCATGAACGAGTTCCAGAAGGAGAAGTTCAAGAGCTCGAACGAGGTGGACCTCGCCTACGGCGTGCCCGGCCTGGGGCGCTTCCGCGTCAACGTGTTCCAGCAGCGCGGCACGATCGGCGCCGTGCTGCGCGTCATCCCCTTCAAGGTGCTCTCCATCAAGGAGCTGATGCTGCCGCCCAGCCTCGAGAAGATCTGCCTCGAGGAGCGCGGCCTCATCCTGGTCACCGGCACCACCGGCTCGGGCAAGAGCACCACGCTCGCGGCGCTGATCGATCACATCAACTCGCACGAGACCAGCCACATCATGACGGTGGAGGACCCGATCGAGTTCCTCATCCGCGACAAGCGCTCCATCGTGAACCAGCGCGAGGTGGGCGTGGACACCGCCTCCTTCAGCGTGGCGCTCAAGAGCGCGCTGCGCCAGGACCCGGACGTCATCCTGGTGGGCGAGATGCGCGACCTGGAGACCATCGAGACCGCGCTCACCGCGGCCGAGACCGGCCACCTGGTGCTCAGCACCCTGCACACGCTGGACGCCACCGAGACCATCAACCGCATCGTCTCGGCCTTCCCGCCCTACCAGCAGAAGCAGGTGCGCATCCAGCTGGGCAGCGTGCTCAAGGCGGTGGTCAGCCAGCGCCTCGTGCCGCGCGCGGACGGCAAGGGCCGCGTGGCCGCGGTCGAGGTGCTCAAGTGCACCACGCGCGTGAAGGAGCTCATCGAGGACAAGGACCGCACGAAGGAGATCCCGGACGCCATCGCCCAGGGCCACCAGACCTACGGGATGCAGACCTTCGACCAGTCGCTCATGCAGCTCGTGCGCAACGGCCTGGTCAGCTACGACGAGGCGCACCGCCAGTCGACGAACCCGGACGACTTCGCGCTGCGCTTCAGCGGCATCAGCGGCACCTCGGACTCCAAGTGGGACGACTTCGACGCGCGCGCCGGCGAGGCGCCCGCGGTGCCCGGCACCCAGGCCTTCGCCCAGCGCGGTGCTCCGGCGGGCGCAGCGCCCCCGGCCGCCGCTGCGCGCGCGCCGCTGGCCGGCGGGCCCATCCGCCCGCCCACCGGGCCCGCGGCTCCCGCGCGCACCATGACCCCGGCCGCGCCGCGCCCCGCAGCCCCCGCGCCCGCGGCCCCTGCGCCGGCCGCCGTGCCGCCTGCGCCCAAGCCGGCGGGCGCGGACGACTTCGAGATCGAGCGCTTCTAG
- the rpsI gene encoding 30S ribosomal protein S9 gives MATSTYNGFYATGRRKESTARVWLKAGAGVITVNGRELNDYFGRETSKMVLNQPLEILEQKGKIDVTVNVKGGGLSGQAGAIRHGIARALCAFNPEFRPALKKAGFLTRDARAVERKKYGQPGARRRFQFSKR, from the coding sequence ATGGCTACCTCTACTTACAACGGTTTCTACGCGACCGGCCGCCGCAAGGAGTCCACCGCGCGCGTGTGGCTCAAGGCTGGCGCTGGCGTCATCACCGTCAACGGCCGCGAGCTCAACGACTACTTCGGTCGCGAGACCTCGAAGATGGTCCTCAACCAGCCCCTCGAGATCCTCGAGCAGAAGGGCAAGATCGACGTCACGGTGAACGTGAAGGGCGGCGGGCTCAGCGGCCAGGCCGGCGCCATCCGCCACGGCATCGCGCGCGCCCTCTGCGCCTTCAACCCGGAGTTCCGTCCGGCCCTCAAGAAGGCCGGCTTCCTCACCCGCGATGCTCGCGCGGTCGAGCGCAAGAAGTACGGTCAGCCGGGCGCCCGTCGCCGGTTCCAGTTCTCCAAGCGCTAA
- the rplM gene encoding 50S ribosomal protein L13 encodes MSQRTYSAKPADIKRQWHVIDVSDKVLGRAASQIATLLKGKHKAIYTPSIDTGDHVIVINAAQVKVTGKKEQQKLYHRQPRAGFPGALKTTNLEKLRERHPEDVIINAVKRMLPRNALGRQMMTKLKVYATDAHPHAAQKPVAREVEA; translated from the coding sequence ATGTCGCAGAGGACCTACAGCGCGAAGCCCGCGGACATCAAGCGCCAGTGGCACGTCATCGACGTGTCCGACAAGGTGCTCGGCCGCGCGGCCAGCCAGATCGCCACCCTGCTCAAGGGCAAGCACAAGGCCATCTACACCCCGTCGATCGACACCGGGGATCACGTGATCGTGATCAACGCGGCGCAGGTGAAGGTGACGGGCAAGAAGGAGCAGCAGAAGCTCTATCACCGTCAGCCGCGCGCCGGCTTCCCCGGTGCCCTGAAGACCACGAACCTCGAGAAGCTGCGCGAGCGTCACCCCGAGGACGTCATCATCAACGCCGTGAAGCGCATGCTCCCGCGCAACGCGCTCGGCCGCCAGATGATGACGAAGCTCAAGGTGTACGCCACCGACGCCCACCCGCACGCCGCCCAGAAGCCGGTCGCGCGCGAGGTCGAGGCTTAA
- a CDS encoding ATP-dependent helicase, which produces MDLSKLNPPQREAVTTLQGPLLVLAGAGSGKTRVITHRIVHLLNERPGNILARNILAVTFTNKAASEMKERLVHMAGPRAQGVLVCTFHAFGAEVLREDIHRLGWPRKFAIADMGDQLAIIRRAMRERSIDDRAFDARKVLTLISRHKNAGQEPQPKGLGPDGEGMGDDYDLITHLVFPLYQLSLKAQGSVDFDDLLLLPARLLREFPDLREKYTRRFRYLLVDEFQDTNYAQLDLLTLLAGDNRHVCAVGDDDQCIYSWRGAEVKNILRFDQYFPGGKEVRLEQNYRSSQVVLDAANAVIAQNPERKAKRMWTDRAGGQRIKVVTCPSEEEEARYVAHEILKHLSAGIPADDIAVLYRTNGQAHPIEEQLREKGIHYEVVGGSEFFDRREVKDVIAYFKVIANPQDEVSLLRIVNVPARGIGDVTMERLAAFARVKGVRLPDAMALAAECEDLPTGAAEKVGEFLALIERYRQAYTRGNLAETTRRLLEETGFKEAARALTASATVADRKLKSIDQVLTSLDNFEKREGKKASLLTYLNRLSLDTRQEEEELPTGAKRVTLMTLHSSKGLEYRLVFFIGMEEDLMPHGGMQGEAQNLEEERRLCYVGITRAKELLYLTRAGTRVKRGKEVPRTPSRFLQDLPDECVELVDLSAPPPGPPTEKEKNFFADLKSRFKAKTG; this is translated from the coding sequence ATGGACCTCTCGAAGCTCAATCCGCCACAGCGCGAGGCCGTGACCACCCTGCAGGGCCCCCTGCTGGTGCTCGCCGGGGCCGGCAGCGGCAAGACGCGCGTCATCACGCACCGCATCGTGCACCTGCTCAACGAGCGCCCGGGCAACATCCTCGCCCGCAACATCCTCGCCGTGACCTTCACCAACAAGGCCGCCTCCGAGATGAAGGAGCGGCTGGTGCACATGGCGGGCCCTCGCGCCCAGGGTGTGCTGGTGTGCACCTTCCACGCCTTCGGCGCCGAGGTGCTGCGCGAGGACATCCACCGGCTGGGGTGGCCCAGGAAGTTCGCCATCGCGGACATGGGCGACCAGCTGGCCATCATCCGGCGCGCCATGCGCGAGCGCAGCATCGACGACCGCGCCTTCGATGCGCGCAAGGTGCTCACCCTCATCTCGCGCCACAAGAACGCGGGCCAGGAGCCCCAGCCCAAGGGCCTGGGCCCGGACGGCGAGGGGATGGGGGACGACTACGATCTCATCACCCACCTGGTCTTTCCCCTCTACCAGCTGAGCCTCAAGGCGCAGGGCTCGGTGGACTTCGACGACCTGCTGCTCTTGCCCGCGCGCCTGCTGCGCGAGTTCCCGGACCTGCGCGAGAAGTACACCCGGCGCTTCCGCTACCTGCTGGTGGACGAGTTCCAGGACACCAACTACGCGCAGCTGGACCTGCTCACGCTGCTCGCGGGCGACAACCGCCACGTGTGCGCGGTGGGCGACGACGACCAGTGCATCTACAGCTGGCGCGGCGCCGAGGTGAAGAACATCCTGCGCTTCGACCAGTACTTCCCCGGTGGGAAGGAGGTCCGGCTCGAGCAGAACTACCGCTCGAGCCAGGTGGTGCTGGACGCCGCCAACGCCGTCATCGCGCAGAACCCCGAGCGCAAGGCCAAGCGGATGTGGACCGACCGCGCCGGGGGCCAGCGCATCAAGGTGGTGACCTGCCCCAGCGAGGAGGAGGAGGCGCGCTACGTCGCGCACGAGATCCTCAAGCACCTGTCCGCGGGCATCCCCGCGGACGACATCGCGGTGCTCTACCGCACCAACGGCCAGGCCCACCCCATCGAGGAGCAGCTGCGCGAGAAGGGCATCCACTACGAGGTGGTGGGCGGCAGCGAGTTCTTCGACCGGCGCGAGGTGAAGGACGTCATCGCCTACTTCAAGGTGATCGCGAACCCGCAGGATGAAGTGAGCCTGCTGCGCATCGTGAACGTGCCGGCGCGCGGCATCGGGGACGTGACCATGGAGCGCCTCGCCGCCTTCGCGCGGGTGAAGGGCGTGCGCCTGCCGGACGCCATGGCGCTCGCCGCCGAGTGCGAGGACCTGCCCACGGGAGCGGCCGAGAAGGTGGGCGAGTTCCTCGCCCTCATCGAGCGCTACCGCCAGGCCTACACGCGCGGCAACCTCGCCGAGACGACGCGCCGGCTGCTCGAGGAGACGGGCTTCAAGGAGGCCGCGCGCGCGCTCACCGCGAGCGCCACCGTGGCGGACCGCAAGCTCAAGAGCATCGACCAGGTGCTGACGTCCCTGGACAACTTCGAGAAGCGCGAGGGCAAGAAGGCGAGCCTCCTCACCTACCTGAACCGCCTCTCGCTCGACACGCGCCAGGAGGAGGAGGAGCTGCCCACGGGGGCGAAGCGGGTGACGCTGATGACCCTGCACTCGAGCAAGGGGCTCGAGTACCGGCTCGTCTTCTTCATCGGCATGGAGGAGGACCTGATGCCCCACGGCGGCATGCAGGGCGAGGCGCAGAACCTCGAGGAGGAGCGCCGCCTCTGCTACGTGGGCATCACCCGCGCCAAGGAGCTGCTCTACCTCACGCGCGCCGGCACCCGGGTGAAGCGGGGCAAGGAGGTGCCCCGCACGCCCAGCCGCTTCCTCCAGGACCTGCCGGACGAGTGCGTGGAGCTGGTGGACCTGAGCGCGCCGCCCCCCGGGCCCCCCACGGAGAAGGAGAAGAACTTCTTCGCGGACCTCAAGAGCCGCTTCAAGGCGAAGACGGGCTAG
- a CDS encoding caib/baif family protein, whose translation MVKESGKGAGTRATESAADVEAARAAVAQLGKREFLEQFGRLAKQFSADPGNPGSYACEGCQRCANCMFCTDCDSCYQCTHCTRCTLCNNCSHCTDAKSCNACAYCIQCENCSTSAYLVLCRNLSDCNYCFGCVGLSKKDFHILNVAFGRTEYFKVVGRLRKELGIE comes from the coding sequence GTGGTCAAGGAGTCGGGCAAGGGAGCAGGGACGCGGGCGACGGAGTCCGCAGCGGACGTGGAGGCGGCGCGCGCGGCGGTGGCGCAGCTGGGCAAGCGGGAGTTCCTCGAGCAGTTCGGCCGCCTGGCGAAGCAGTTCTCGGCGGACCCGGGCAACCCCGGCTCCTACGCGTGCGAGGGCTGCCAGCGCTGTGCGAACTGCATGTTCTGCACCGACTGCGACAGCTGCTACCAGTGCACCCACTGCACGCGCTGCACCCTGTGCAACAACTGCAGCCACTGCACGGACGCGAAGAGCTGCAACGCGTGCGCGTACTGCATCCAGTGCGAGAACTGCAGCACCAGCGCCTACCTGGTGCTGTGCCGCAACCTCTCGGACTGCAACTACTGCTTCGGGTGCGTGGGGCTCTCCAAGAAGGACTTCCACATCCTCAACGTGGCCTTCGGCCGCACCGAGTACTTCAAGGTGGTGGGCCGGCTGCGCAAGGAGCTGGGGATCGAGTAG
- a CDS encoding class I SAM-dependent rRNA methyltransferase, with protein MSKYKKTALAPEQLLPTVKVSPKGAKGLRGASPWLYRTEVVEAPEALPPGAVVRVVDLQGNPIGQAFHAQKSPLALRLLTRRSAAQEPVDEAFFERRLQLALARRSALGPRDGVRLVHGEADLLPGLFVDRYGAGLTLQTLSEGMDVRKEALARHLLALTREQGVTHVVCRDDASGRDFEGLPREVRLLAGEAPARFTYHEGQNRFEVDLLGDMKTGAFLDQVDNHLRAGELARGEALDLFSYHGGFALSLARRCSRVLAVEQDATAAERIGHNARANALSNVEVQHGNAFDVLRTFAQGEPRFDTVVLDPPGLAKRKEGLGTALRAYHELNLRAFKCVRPEGLLVTCSCSGKLSREAFEEMVLSAAHDARRSVQILERRGAGLDHPVLAGLPESEYLKALYLRVL; from the coding sequence ATGTCGAAGTACAAGAAGACCGCCCTCGCACCGGAGCAGCTGCTGCCCACGGTGAAGGTGAGCCCCAAGGGGGCCAAGGGCCTGCGGGGCGCGAGCCCCTGGCTGTACCGCACGGAGGTCGTGGAGGCCCCGGAGGCCCTGCCCCCGGGCGCCGTCGTCCGGGTGGTGGACCTGCAGGGCAACCCCATCGGGCAGGCCTTCCACGCGCAGAAGAGCCCGCTCGCGCTGCGCCTGCTCACCCGCCGGAGCGCCGCGCAGGAGCCGGTGGACGAGGCCTTCTTCGAGCGCCGCCTGCAGCTCGCGCTCGCCCGGCGCTCGGCCCTCGGCCCGCGCGACGGCGTGCGCCTGGTGCACGGCGAGGCGGACCTCCTGCCCGGCCTCTTCGTGGACCGCTACGGCGCGGGCCTCACGCTGCAGACCCTGAGCGAGGGCATGGACGTGCGCAAGGAGGCGCTCGCGCGCCACCTGCTCGCGCTCACCCGCGAGCAGGGCGTGACGCACGTGGTGTGCCGGGACGACGCGAGCGGGCGCGACTTCGAGGGGCTGCCGCGCGAGGTGCGGCTGCTCGCCGGCGAGGCGCCCGCGCGCTTCACCTACCACGAGGGGCAGAACCGCTTCGAGGTGGACCTGCTCGGGGACATGAAGACGGGCGCCTTCCTCGACCAGGTGGACAACCACCTGCGCGCCGGCGAGCTCGCGCGCGGCGAGGCGCTGGATCTCTTCAGCTACCACGGCGGCTTCGCGCTCTCGCTCGCGCGCCGCTGCAGCCGCGTGCTCGCGGTGGAGCAGGACGCCACGGCGGCCGAGCGCATCGGGCACAACGCCCGCGCGAACGCGCTCTCGAACGTGGAGGTGCAGCACGGCAACGCCTTCGACGTGCTGCGCACCTTCGCCCAGGGCGAGCCGCGCTTCGACACGGTGGTGCTGGACCCGCCGGGGCTCGCCAAGCGCAAGGAGGGGCTCGGCACGGCGCTGCGCGCCTACCACGAGCTGAACCTGCGCGCCTTCAAGTGCGTGCGGCCCGAGGGGCTGCTGGTCACCTGCTCCTGCTCGGGCAAGCTCTCACGCGAGGCCTTCGAGGAGATGGTGCTCTCGGCGGCGCACGACGCGCGCCGCAGCGTGCAGATCCTCGAGCGGCGCGGCGCCGGGCTGGATCACCCGGTGCTCGCGGGGCTGCCGGAGAGCGAGTACCTCAAGGCGCTCTACCTGCGCGTGCTCTAG
- a CDS encoding metallopeptidase family protein: protein MSTRRLRGPLTTPRRALALALLLAAAGCQRTQPEAPRAAAAAVPAAPERTTPERTPEVREPPRGEPHPHVQPLAVCKDGGAPPLEAARAHYDAQHYAEALSCAARAAALEPDSADAHAERGLALAALEQDAEAQLAFARALALEPGNTNALWGAAHLYIVQLASSREHDELGLLYAERGLSESVKRPEQLADFALLAAMALNDLGRSAEALERAALVLAREPKDREAAYERALALFELCRFKEAKAAFTALLDDPERGAHAHHHLGLLLEREGKLKEAQAHLDRARALSPDEFPAPQLLGVPEFQAEVARAVAALPADMRKDLEGIPVTAEDVPADADLLSGEPPLSPTILGLFRGPPLDEPCDGSESPCRSVALYRKNLARAVTSRAELLEQIQVTLLHEVGHLRGEDDEELAARGLE, encoded by the coding sequence ATGTCGACGCGCCGGCTCCGCGGCCCTCTCACCACGCCCAGGCGTGCCCTCGCCCTCGCCCTGCTGCTCGCCGCGGCGGGCTGCCAGCGCACCCAGCCGGAGGCTCCCCGCGCGGCCGCCGCTGCCGTCCCCGCCGCGCCCGAGCGCACGACGCCCGAGCGCACGCCTGAGGTCCGCGAGCCCCCGCGCGGCGAGCCGCACCCGCACGTGCAGCCGCTCGCGGTGTGCAAGGACGGAGGCGCCCCGCCGCTCGAGGCCGCGCGCGCCCACTACGACGCCCAGCACTACGCCGAGGCGCTCAGCTGCGCGGCGCGCGCCGCGGCGCTCGAGCCCGACAGCGCGGACGCGCACGCCGAGCGCGGCCTCGCGCTCGCGGCGCTGGAGCAGGATGCCGAGGCGCAGCTCGCCTTCGCGCGCGCGCTCGCGCTGGAGCCGGGCAACACCAATGCGCTGTGGGGCGCGGCGCACCTGTACATCGTCCAGCTCGCGAGCAGCCGCGAGCACGACGAGCTGGGGCTGCTCTACGCCGAGCGCGGCCTCTCCGAGTCCGTGAAGCGCCCCGAGCAGCTCGCGGACTTCGCGCTGCTCGCGGCCATGGCGCTCAACGACCTGGGCCGCTCGGCCGAGGCGCTCGAGCGCGCGGCGCTGGTGCTCGCGCGCGAGCCCAAGGACCGCGAGGCCGCGTACGAGCGCGCGCTCGCGCTCTTCGAGCTGTGCCGCTTCAAGGAGGCCAAGGCCGCCTTCACCGCGCTGCTGGACGACCCGGAGCGCGGCGCCCACGCGCACCATCACCTGGGCCTGCTGCTCGAGCGCGAGGGGAAGCTGAAGGAGGCGCAGGCCCACCTGGACCGGGCCCGCGCGCTCTCCCCGGACGAGTTCCCCGCGCCCCAGCTGCTCGGCGTCCCGGAGTTCCAGGCGGAGGTGGCGCGCGCCGTGGCGGCGCTGCCCGCGGACATGCGCAAGGACCTGGAGGGCATCCCGGTCACGGCCGAGGACGTGCCGGCGGATGCGGACCTGCTCTCGGGCGAGCCGCCGCTCTCGCCCACCATCCTGGGGCTGTTCCGCGGCCCTCCGCTCGATGAGCCCTGTGACGGGAGCGAAAGTCCTTGCCGCTCGGTGGCCCTGTACCGCAAGAACCTGGCGCGCGCCGTGACCAGCCGGGCGGAGCTGCTCGAGCAGATCCAGGTCACGCTGCTCCACGAGGTGGGGCACCTGCGCGGTGAGGACGACGAGGAGCTCGCCGCGCGCGGGCTCGAGTGA
- a CDS encoding nucleoside triphosphate pyrophosphatase: MRELILASTSPARRALMDGLGLPYRTEAPGVDEAVSPTLGAREAVRLLAQRKAQAVSARHPQAWVLGADQLVEVEGEVLAKPPTREAARRQLGQLLGRTHAICTGVCLLGPGHAAQAVEVSLLSFYPVGEAELEHYLDTGEWEGCAGSYRVEGRGQALLQRLEGDRTNVQGLPMLTVVRMLREAGFDLFATR; encoded by the coding sequence ATGCGTGAGCTCATCCTCGCCTCCACCTCCCCTGCCCGCCGCGCGCTGATGGACGGGCTGGGGCTGCCCTACCGCACCGAGGCGCCCGGCGTGGACGAGGCCGTCTCCCCCACCCTCGGCGCACGAGAGGCCGTCCGACTGCTCGCCCAGCGCAAGGCGCAGGCGGTGAGCGCGCGCCACCCGCAGGCCTGGGTGCTGGGCGCGGACCAGCTGGTGGAGGTGGAGGGCGAGGTGCTCGCGAAGCCCCCCACGCGCGAGGCCGCGCGAAGGCAGCTGGGCCAGCTGCTGGGCCGGACGCACGCCATCTGCACCGGGGTGTGCCTGCTGGGGCCGGGGCACGCCGCGCAGGCGGTGGAGGTGAGCCTGCTCTCGTTCTATCCGGTGGGTGAGGCGGAGCTGGAGCACTACCTGGACACCGGCGAGTGGGAGGGCTGCGCGGGCAGCTACCGCGTGGAGGGGCGGGGGCAGGCGCTGCTGCAGCGGCTCGAGGGCGACCGCACGAACGTGCAGGGGCTGCCCATGCTCACCGTGGTGCGGATGCTGCGCGAGGCGGGCTTCGACCTCTTCGCCACGCGTTGA
- a CDS encoding Tfp pilus assembly protein FimT/FimU, which produces MQRGFTLLEIAIALAIVTTLAGLSYAALGNMKKRATYSNATTEVAQALRRMRAEAVGRGITTAFVVDTTGKRWWGVQAPAAGFNLDTFDPTAPGTVLASGTLPSDVSFAASSYAALPAPFAQVPVTTAQGASLASCSFCKSSGTNSGFGAVLFTSNGAASFAGASAASSPTVIGQQFSIKGTTGNLTRTFTVAVIRRSGVIEVFEQ; this is translated from the coding sequence ATGCAACGCGGTTTCACCCTGCTGGAGATCGCCATCGCGCTGGCGATCGTCACGACCCTCGCAGGGCTCAGCTACGCCGCGCTCGGCAACATGAAGAAGCGCGCCACCTACTCGAACGCGACCACCGAGGTGGCCCAGGCGCTGCGGCGCATGCGCGCCGAGGCGGTGGGCCGCGGGATCACCACGGCGTTCGTCGTGGACACCACCGGCAAGCGGTGGTGGGGCGTGCAGGCGCCCGCGGCCGGCTTCAACCTGGACACCTTCGACCCGACCGCGCCCGGCACGGTGCTCGCGTCCGGCACGCTGCCTTCGGACGTGAGCTTCGCGGCGTCCTCCTACGCGGCGCTCCCGGCGCCCTTCGCCCAGGTGCCCGTCACCACGGCGCAGGGGGCCTCGCTGGCCTCGTGCAGCTTCTGCAAGTCCTCCGGCACGAACTCGGGCTTCGGCGCGGTGCTCTTCACCTCGAACGGCGCGGCCTCGTTCGCCGGAGCGAGCGCCGCCTCCTCGCCGACGGTGATCGGCCAGCAGTTCAGCATCAAGGGCACCACCGGCAACCTCACCCGCACCTTCACGGTGGCCGTCATCCGGCGCTCCGGTGTCATCGAGGTCTTCGAGCAATGA
- a CDS encoding prepilin-type N-terminal cleavage/methylation domain-containing protein, which produces MSARPSRPRGFTLLELIIASSIMFITIGMASMAFLSQNKNLQAMDMSRVASESSRDALLQLETSLRSAGWGIDPRNALDFKYLCPTAPCRDKTDGPDELVFVSRNPSYRMESNTGTCTAPSTGGGATGSCYWGNAWPVDSANLTATTPTVTITLRANQVLEKGRVVQVMCQGATKPVMLTLSARYSAGASATAVTLTPDTVDSAPYNNLTDLKADNCHGAVTASVFLVDRYRYFVATPNGSPDPWLMLDTGLDLNGTSPATGVDEADWVPIARNVVDMQVAYMVPPTGGVTNYPDANSDWIIGNSGGPEEPAYGSVTVGGTTYAPPTYSTPAADLSRFTKNEANVRGVRVTLTLRSVRTDANRGATWAGDSLDGAENRTTPVQIQGRKLYTAQTQVSLRNMESRSNFTF; this is translated from the coding sequence ATGAGTGCTCGCCCCTCGCGTCCCCGCGGCTTCACGCTGCTGGAGCTGATCATCGCCTCGTCGATCATGTTCATCACGATCGGCATGGCGTCCATGGCCTTCCTCAGCCAGAACAAGAACCTGCAGGCGATGGACATGTCGCGCGTGGCGAGCGAGTCCAGCCGCGACGCGCTGCTGCAGCTGGAGACCTCGCTGCGCAGCGCCGGCTGGGGCATCGACCCGCGCAACGCGCTCGACTTCAAGTACCTGTGCCCCACCGCGCCCTGCCGCGACAAGACCGATGGCCCCGACGAGCTGGTCTTCGTCTCGCGAAACCCCAGCTACCGGATGGAGAGCAACACCGGCACCTGCACGGCCCCCTCGACCGGTGGCGGCGCCACCGGCAGCTGCTACTGGGGCAATGCGTGGCCGGTGGACAGCGCGAACCTCACCGCCACCACCCCCACCGTCACCATCACCCTGCGCGCGAACCAGGTGCTGGAGAAGGGGCGCGTCGTCCAGGTGATGTGCCAGGGCGCCACGAAGCCCGTGATGCTCACGCTCTCGGCGCGCTACTCCGCGGGCGCCAGCGCGACCGCGGTCACCCTGACCCCTGACACCGTCGACAGCGCTCCCTACAACAACCTCACGGACCTGAAGGCGGACAACTGCCACGGCGCGGTCACCGCGAGCGTCTTCCTCGTGGACCGCTACCGCTACTTCGTGGCGACGCCCAACGGCAGCCCGGATCCCTGGCTCATGCTCGACACGGGCCTGGACCTCAACGGCACCTCGCCCGCCACCGGCGTGGACGAGGCCGACTGGGTGCCCATCGCGCGCAACGTGGTGGACATGCAGGTGGCCTACATGGTGCCGCCGACCGGCGGCGTCACCAACTACCCGGACGCCAACTCCGACTGGATCATCGGAAACAGCGGCGGCCCTGAGGAGCCGGCGTACGGCAGCGTGACGGTGGGCGGGACCACCTACGCCCCGCCCACCTACTCCACCCCCGCCGCCGACCTCTCCCGCTTCACCAAGAACGAGGCGAACGTGCGCGGCGTCCGGGTGACCCTCACGCTGCGCTCGGTGCGCACGGACGCGAACCGCGGTGCCACCTGGGCCGGCGACTCGCTCGATGGCGCGGAGAACCGCACCACCCCAGTCCAGATCCAGGGCCGCAAGCTCTACACCGCCCAGACCCAGGTCTCGCTCCGCAACATGGAATCGCGGAGTAACTTCACCTTCTAG